One segment of Babesia bigemina genome assembly Bbig001, chromosome : II DNA contains the following:
- a CDS encoding Exosome complex component SKI6 → MAKIEYISVEGLRVDGRRPAEVRNIEILCGPECGVDVNSYDGVAQVRQGLTKAQAFVKGPTDVGRNKQRSQLETSDSPVEIQCEVVMPCEKRVIGNKMDHQSADIAQTVIATFERVVVSHFYKNSVIHIFVNVLENDGGVKATVINAVLVALVHAGIAMRDLIVACTAAMLNRQLLIDPNQLELNASVMELTLAASVSKEEIMYLDLKSKHAIKSVDGIIIKTIEASKQFSILAKAKLKNYARDYLELNSAVHG, encoded by the exons ATGGCAAAAATAGAGTATATAAGTGTGGAGGGGTTGCGGGTGGACGGGAGAAGGCCGGCGGAGGTGCGAAATATCGAAATACTCTGCGGCCCGGAATGCGGAGTGGACGTCAACAGTTACGACGGAGTCGCGCAGGTTAGACAGGGGCTTACGAAGGCTCAGGCGTTCGTAAAAGGACCAACAGAC GTAGGACGAAACAAACAGCGCAGTCAACTGGAAACGTCTGACAGCCCGGTAGAAATACAATGCGAGGTGGTCATGCCCTGTGAGAAAAGGGTCATAGGCAATAAAATGGATCACCAATCCGCCGATATCGCACAAACCGTGATTGCGACTTTTGAAAGGGTCGTAGTATCGCACTTCTACAAGAACTCGGTCATACACATCTTCGTCAACGTACTTGAAAACGATGGCG GTGTCAAAGCGACAGTCATCAACGCCGTGCTAGTCGCGCTGGTCCACGCGGGAATTGCAATGAGGGATCTCATCGTAGCCTGCACTGCGGCCATGCTCAACAGACAACTGCTCATAG ATCCCAACCAGCTGGAATTGAACGCCTCTGTTATGGAACTGACCCTTGCTGCTTCCGTGTCAAAGGAAGAG ATCATGTACCTCGATCTGAAGTCGAAACACGCCATAAAGTCAGTCGATGGCATCATTATAAAGACCATAGAAGCTTCCAAGCAGTTCAGCATTCTGGCCAAGGCGAAACTGAAAAACTACGCTAGAGATTACCTTGAGCTAAACAGCGCCGTACACGGCTGA
- a CDS encoding 40S ribosomal protein S24 protein, putative has protein sequence MATNDQFSIRVKKFMTNPLLSRKQFCLDVLHPGRANVSKSDLRDRIAKQFKIKDPKTMVLFGFKTYFGGGMSTGYCLIYDTVANLKKYERQYRQVRLGLEEAPKEMGRRAKKELKNRRKKVRGKEKAKCTAGKKK, from the coding sequence ATGGCGACCAACGACCAGTTCTCCATTCGCGTGAAGAAATTCATGACGAACCCCCTGCTTTCCCGCAAGCAGTTCTGCCTAGATGTTCTCCACCCGGGCAGGGCAAACGTCTCCAAGAGTGACCTCAGGGACCGTATCGCGAAGCAGTTCAAAATCAAGGACCCCAAGACCATGGTCCTCTTCGGGTTCAAGACCTACTTCGGTGGTGGCATGAGCACCGGCTACTGCCTCATCTACGACACTGTCGCCAACCTTAAGAAGTACGAGCGCCAGTACCGCCAGGTGCGCCTCGGCCTCGAGGAGGCACCAAAGGAGATGGGTCGCCGCGCCAAGAAGGAGCTCAAGAACAGGCGCAAGAAGGTCAGGGGCAAGGAGAAGGCCAAATGTACTGCTGGAAAGAAGAAGTGA
- a CDS encoding DEAD box RNA helicase, putative, translating to MITFGGSGAKRGLAAGASTGSVAKRPMGGLLAGREGLKAVSARPGGDSAAASQPPKVVYIPKAQREKRLEEEAKKAEDEMRQREEAIKKVRMEYIKQAESNRESERRDRHKRREIERIREGENKPKHEAGEGAQSQTNAHNLANSDLAGLNLLSLPEAEVRPRLIEKELEQIRQHYLGIRQEKKKVKKPSEKFKTVFNFEWDNSEDTSVNDNNPIYQNRPEPQLLFGRGCRAGIDVVEQRKGSNFYDELSRRRGASGTGSDSGRSVSLSVHSADRTVRSRVSKGGLDDADTRDQEAIDSHWSSKTREQMTDRDWRIVREDFDISVKGSRVPPPIRTWSESDLPWEILQAIKKAGFSSPTPIQMQAIPVGLQMRDLIGIAETGSGKTLAFVLPMITYVKSLPLLNEETARDGPYSLTMAPTRELAQQIHQETVKFSALCKTRAVLVVGGHSIEQQGFELRNGAEIIIGTPGRIKDCLDRSYTVLSQCNYVILDEADRMIDMGFEDIVNEILDCIPTSNLKDYDEDVALQEELKTKAGYRRYRITQMFSATMPPAVEKLTKKYLRSPVFVAIGDIGSGKKSITQRLEFVTEARKKQKLEDILEGLEGPIIVFVNMKKVADVVARHIVNMGYRAIALHGGKNQDIREGAIESFKSGEYDILVATDVIGRGLDVKGVTAVINFDMPKDIQTYTHRIGRTGRAGAKGLAISLVTDDDSAIFYDLKQQLITTENNVPPELEQHPATNTKPATANQPPTD from the exons ATGATAACGTTTGGTGGCAGCGGCGCCAAGCGCGGATTGGCTGCCGGTGCCAGCACTGGCAGCGTGGCCAAGAGACCGATGGGCGGCCTGCTTGCCGGCCGAGAAGGACTTAAAGCAGTGAGCGCCAGGCCAGGAGGCGATagcgctgcagcttctcAGCCACCAAAG GTGGTATACATCCCCAAGGCGCAGAGGGAGAAGCGGCTGGAAGAGGAGGCGAAGAAGGCAGAGGACGAGATGCGTCAACGCGAGGAAGCGATAAAAAAGGTGCGAATGGAGTACATAAAGCAGGCA GAATCGAACAGAGAGTCTGAGCGCCGGGATAGGCACAAACGCAGGGAAATAGAGCGCATACGAGAAGGGGAGAACAAGCCTAAACACGAGGCCGGTGAAGGGGCTCAATCGCAAACGAACGCGCATAATCTAGCAAACAGCGACCTGGCGGGGCTCAACTTGCTCTCCTTGCCAGAGGCAGAAGTCAGGCCGCGACTCATCGAAAAGGAGTTAGAGCAAATTCGGCAACATTACCTGGGAATCAGACAGGAGAAGAAGAAAGTCAAAAAGCCCTCGGAGAAATTCAAAACCGTCTTTAACTTCGAATGGGACAATTCAGAGGACACATCAGTGAACGATAACAATCCCATCTACCAAAACAGGCCGGAGCCCCAGCTGCTGTTCGGCAGAGGGTGCAGGGCAGGCATAGATGTGGTGGAGCAGCGGAAGGGCAGCAATTTCTATGACGAGCTATCCAGACGCCGCGGCGCGAGTGGTACGGGCAGTGACTCAGGACGTTCAGTGTCGCTCTCTGTGCATTCAGCCGACCGGACTGTGCGGTCTAGGGTATCGAAGGGTGGACTAGACGACGCAGACACAAGAGATCAGGAAGCTATCGACTCACATTGGTCGTCCAAGACGCGCGAACAAATGACAGATCGCGACTGGCGCATTGTCCGTGAAGACTTTGACATATCTGTCAAGGGTAGCCGCGTGCCGCCTCCGATACGCACGTGGTCGGAATCTGATCTCCCCTGGGAAATTTTGCAGGCGATCAAGAAGGCGGGATTCTCCTCGCCGACGCCGATCCAAATGCAGGCCATACCCGTCGGGCTGCAGATGAGAGACCTCATAGGCATTGCGGAGACGGGTTCCGGGAAAACGCTCGCGTTTGTGCTCCCGATGATTACGTACGTTAAATCATTGCCGTTGCTGAATGAGGAAACGGCGCGAGATGGGCCGTATTCGCTAACCATGGCGCCTACCCGAGAATTGGCGCAGCAAATACACCAGGAGACCGTTAAGTTCTCCGCGCTCTGCAAAACCCGCGCGGTGCTGGTAGTGGGAGGGCAcagcatcgagcagcaggGGTTCGAATTGCGCAACGGGGCGGAGATTATCATCGGCACTCCCGGGCGCATCAAGGACTGCCTAGACAGGTCATACACAGTGCTATCGCAATGCAACTACGTTATTCTCGACGAGGCGGATCGTATGATCGACATGGGTTTCGAGGACATCGTAAACGAGATCCTTGATTGCATACCAACGTCCAACCTCAAGGACTACGACGAGGACGTTGCCCTCCAAGAG GAACTGAAGACCAAGGCGGGTTACCGCAGGTACcgcatcacgcagatgtTCTCAGCCACCATGCCTCCCGCTGTGGAGAAACTGACCAAAAAGTACCTCAGGTCGCCAGTATTCGTGGCTATTGGTGACATTGGCAGCGGTAAAAAGTCAATCACGCAGCGACTCGAGTTTGTAACCGAAGCGCGCAAAAAACAAAAACTGGAAGACATTCTAGAGGGGCTGGAAGGACCAATCATAGTGTTCGTCAACATGAAGAAGGTCGCCGATGTGGTGGCCAGGCACATTGTTAACATGGGCTACAG GGCGATAGCGCTGCACGGAGGCAAGAACCAGGACATCCGTGAAGGCGCGATCGAAAGCTTCAAATCGGGGGAGTACGACATACTGGTGGCAACGGACGTCATCGGCCGTGGCCTCGACGTCAAAGGCGTGACTGCAGTTATCAACTTTGACATGCCCAAGGACATACAGACGTACACGCACAGAATAG GGCGCACCGGTAGGGCCGGGGCTAAGGGGTTGGCAATCTCGCTTGTCACCGATGACGACTCGGCCATATTCTACGACCTCAAGCAGCAGTTGATCACCACGGAGAACAACGTGCCGCCGGAACTGGAACAACACCCGGCAACCAACACGAAGCCAGCGACGGCGAATCAACCTCCAACGGACTGA
- a CDS encoding WD domain, G-beta repeat containing protein, putative, with product MTASEDGSVWHGFPKSHLLRTVMQLLLDMGYRDTVKTLERESSCTYQCPRVTELEEAVRIGDMTNARSILSQLKLPPEIRSACSFLCSQQDFAMALHRQEFDEALRVLREELCPSAFDEDTQRRVQKCASLLSYPSPDDALRSEIHWDASSSLGDLWLRLRHLISPELCVPPNRLLTLLRQAVELQELYCPHHASSLDEPGPPSLYEDHTCPEVAPPAQCVARLEGHSDEVWDIVLSPNGQYILTGGKDESVILWSASEPFDRIHQWNDHQAVVSSVSWSSDSELCASIDKDGVILLWSPHYAWCIGGVDPSDGVQLCISWVPGRHAFLASNAERQVVLYEVEKPFGNEGAAASDPTSPDESTGEPSGSSELRYTVKAARRFTVNCRIRTIAVNKDGTLAIGASPDRLTHLIDIATFRELPPLPEHSNVTMVACSALHNQVLLSVAGRYPVIRLWDLDERRVIQTYRGHREDRFILRCAFGGPDERFVVNGSEDAHIYIWNKLFGTLVAVLQAHSSTVNGIAWSTRPGGYLFSVSDDHTVAVWQPLPAL from the exons ATGACAGCCTCCGAAGACGGATCCGTGTGGCACGGATTCCCGAAATCGCACTTGCTGCGTACCGTGATGCAGCTTCTGCTCGACATGGGCTACCG CGACACAGTGAAGACACTGGAGCGCGAGTCCTCCTGCACGTACCAGTGTCCCCGCGTGACCGAGCTGGAGGAAGCGGTTCGCATCGGCGACATGACAAACGCGCGCAGCATTCTATCGCAGTTGAAGCTCCCGCCGGAGATCCGGTCGGCGTGCTCGTTCTTGTGTTCGCAGCAGGACTTCGCCATGGCGCTCCACCGCCAAGAGTTCGACGAGGCATTACGAGTGTTGCGCG AGGAGCTCTGCCCCTCGGCGTTTGACGAGGACACGCAGCGTCGCGTTCAGAAGTGCGCCAGTCTGCTCTCCTATCCATCCCCCGATGATGCGCTTCGCTCGGAGATCCACTGGGACGCCTCTAGCTCGCTGGGCGACCTGtggctgcggctgcggcacCTGATATCGCCCGAGCTGTGCGTGCCCCCGAATCGGCTGCTGACGCTGCTGCGGCAAGCGGTGGAGTTGCAGGAGTTGTACTGCCCCCACCATGCGAGCTCCTTGGATGAACCGGGACCCCCGTCCCTCTACGAGGACCACACGTGCCCCGAGGTGGCGCCCCCTGCGCAATGCGTAGCTCGTCTGGAGGGCCACAGCGACGAGGTGTGGGACATCGTGCTGTCCCCCAACGGCCAGTACATCCTCACCGGCGGCAAGGACGAGAGCGTGATCCTTTGGAGCGCCAGCGAGCCCTTCGACCGCATCCATCAGTGGAACGACCACCAGGCGGTGGTCAGCAGCGTCAGCTGGTCTTCGGATTCTGAGCTGTGCGCGTCGATCGACAAGGACGGCGTGATTCTCCTCTGGTCGCCGCATTACGCGTGGTGCATCGGCGGCGTCGACCCGTCGGACGGCGTGCAGCTATGCATCTCTTGGGTGCccggccgccacgcctTCTTGGCGAGCAACGCCGAACGGCAGGTGGTCCTCTACGAAGTTGAGAAGCCCTTTGGCAATGaaggtgcagcagcgtctgACCCGACCTCGCCGGACGAGTCGACTGGCGAGCCATCGGGATCCTCGGAATTGCGGTACACCGTGAAGGCTGCGCGCCGCTTTACGGTAAACTGCCGCATTCGCACCATCGCAGTGAACAAGGACGGCACCCTGGCGATCGGCGCCTCGCCCGACCGGCTCACGCATCTCATCGACATTGCGACGTTCCGGGAGCTGCCTCCGCTGCCCGAGCACTCCAACGTCACCATGGTGGCCTGCAGCGCGCTGCACAACCaggtgctgctgagcgTGGCGGGTCGCTATCCGGTGATTCGGCTGTGGGACCTCGACGAGCGGCGCGTGATACAGACGTACCGCGGTCACAGGGAGGACCGCTTCATCCTGCGGTGCGCTTTCGGCGGCCCCGACGAGCGCTTCGTGgtgaacggcagcgaggacgcGCATATCTACATTTGGAACAAGCTCTTCGGTACGCTGGTGGCCGTGCTGCAGGCGCACTCGTCCACGGTGAACGGCATTGCGTGGAGCACCCGCCCGGGCGGCTACCTGTTCAGCGTCTCCGACGACCACACGGTCGCCGTGTGGCAGCCGCTGCCTGCGCTATAG
- a CDS encoding pumilio-family RNA binding repeat containing protein, putative — MANTLSSGGLKEAYFGSSQQKAESEDNAVDNGFLDLPLGRHGQTFPSSDDTVLTFDNLNGLESDLTLTHADYLGAFHTFEALTRERYEDKVTHPHDDLHVFEHYDQCDSYSTRYSEAAYDAELKNNSAMMLKFDTLTESVLKQLETPVLEPKTDVFTDVNLCRLADMDPKLLESLCNAGINIREIVSPKPANGSSGYGGCGEGNYDSGARPAQKQTSMPHLDIGSNDVERAYSQEDNTSDHKANFGLNYKLCRTARRRGKRSEDCEQPVLTRGQSEISAIKYFAANAHKAPANKCKSMLKPMHATVAPAWVKNSILGDKVSNNISAIAKDQAGCRMLQKLLESEDQALINSVLEGVCKNLFELMTDPFGNYLCQKLMSVCCENNLTKIIDSAGKSLVDVALNMHGTRALQKLIEVLRTPEHIRKVTHVLSAGVVQLVTDLNGNHVIQKCLSSLTAEDCEFIYQAVIKNCVCLATHRHGCCVMQRCIDAANERQRKQLVEVITTNVLRLVEDAYGNYVIQYTLKLKDNDINMRIVNALAPKATLFAQQKFSSNVVERCLIICPPDLRSILIERFIKAPFDVLKELILHPFGNYVIQRVLNVAQPDELGALLNRIKPHIDELKNASSGKRIAAKITRKHYNEVNAAHKEAHRTDQQKLDFSKGAKSNAHASGRNNRDIAGDLLRKVQRSTVYRGASPNNMSDNGTLFQQQSFNNMKSNLADGLSSMRISRGTNFNASEEHYQGKAVRASSMGADNGNSGMGPVSLEMLNSLFSRTLTIGSDPASLSEYFNPGFPDGTPHKT; from the coding sequence ATGGCGAACACACTAAGCTCAGGTGGGCTGAAGGAGGCATATTTTGGCTCGAGTCAGCAAAAAGCGGAAAGTGAAGACAATGCAGTAGACAACGGATTCCTGGACCTGCCCCTAGGGCGGCACGGACAGACCTTCCCGTCAtccgacgatactgtcctGACGTTCGACAACTTGAACGGGTTGGAGTCGGATTTGACGCTTACACACGCCGACTACCTCGGTGCCTTCCACACTTTTGAGGCGCTCACGAGGGAGCGCTATGAAGACAAAGTAACACATCCACACGACGATCTGCACGTATTTGAGCATTATGACCAATGCGACTCCTATTCCACGAGGTACTCGGAAGCCGCGTACGACGCCGAGCTGAAGAACAACAGCGCCATGATGCTGAAGTTCGATACACTCACCGAATCGGTGCTGAAGCAGCTGGAAACGCCAGTATTGGAGCCTAAAACGGATGTTTTCACGGATGTGAATCTCTGTCGACTCGCAGACATGGACCCCAAGCTCCTGGAAAGCCTGTGCAACGCAGGCATAAATATACGCGAAATTGTGTCGCCAAAACCAGCTAACGGTTCAAGTGGATACGGAGGGTGCGGAGAAGGAAATTACGATAGTGGTGCGCGACCAGCGCAAAAACAGACGTCAATGCCGCACCTGGACATCGGCTCCAATGACGTGGAGCGCGCATACAGCCAAGAGGACAACACATCAGACCACAAAGCAAACTTTGGACTAAATTACAAACTATGCCGCACCGCTCGGAGGCGGGGAAAGAGAAGCGAGGATTGCGAACAGCCCGTACTCACGCGTGGGCAGTCCGAGATATCCGCCATCAAATATTTTGCCGCGAATGCCCACAAGGCACCCGCAAACAAGTGTAAGAGCATGCTAAAACCAATGCATGCAACTGTCGCACCCGCCTGGGTCAAAAACAGCATACTCGGCGACAAGGTCTCCAACAACATCAGCGCTATTGCCAAGGACCAGGCCGGGTGCCGCatgttgcagaagctgctggagtcgGAAGACCAGGCGCTCATCAATTCAGTACTTGAAGGAGTATGTAAAAACCTATTCGAGCTCATGACGGATCCCTTCGGAAACTACCTCTGTCAGAAGCTAATGTCGGTATGCTGCGAGAACAACTTGACAAAGATCATCGATTCCGCTGGCAAAAGCCTAGTAGACGTCGCTCTCAACATGCACGGAACGAGGGCACTCCAAAAACTTATTGAGGTTCTGAGGACGCCAGAGCACATCAGGAAGGTGACGCACGTGCTCAGCGCAGGAGTGGTGCAGCTGGTCACCGACCTCAACGGAAACCACGTCATACAAAAGTGTCTCAGCTCACTCACAGCAGAGGATTGTGAGTTCATTTATCAAGCAGTAATCAAAAATTGTGTTTGCCTGGCCACACATAGGCACGGCTGCTGCGTTATGCAGCGATGTATCGACGCCGCAAACGAGCGGCAGCGGAAGCAACTTGTAGAGGTCATCACCACGAACGTGTTGCGCCTCGTGGAAGACGCGTACGGAAACTACGTCATCCAATACACACTCAAACTTAAGGACAACGACATCAACATGCGAATCGTTAACGCACTGGCACCCAAGGCCACCCTGTTCGCACAGCAAAAGTTCAGCTCCAACGTCGTTGAAAGGTGCCTCATCATATGTCCACCTGATCTCAGAAGCATACTCATAGAACGCTTCATCAAGGCGCCCTTCGACGTGCTCAAGGAGCTCATACTCCACCCATTCGGCAACTATGTTATCCAACGggtgctcaacgtcgcgcaGCCAGACGAGCTCGGAGCACTGCTCAACAGGATAAAGCCGCACATCGACGAACTCAAAAATGCGTCGTCAGGCAAAAGAATCGCGGCGAAAATCACGCGAAAGCACTACAACGAAGTAAATGCGGCGCACAAGGAAGCGCATCGCACCGACCAGCAGAAGCTCGATTTCAGCAAGGGCGCGAAATCAAACGCCCACGCGAGCGGCCGGAACAACAGGGACATAGCAGGAGACCTGTTGCGCAAGGTACAACGCAGCACCGTGTACCGTGGCGCATCACCAAACAACATGAGCGACAACGGTACACTCTTCCAACAACAATCTTTCAACAACATGAAAAGCAATCTCGCAGACGGACTGAGTTCAATGAGAATTTCGCGGGGCACCAACTTCAATGCAAGCGAAGAACACTATCAGGGCAAGGCCGTGAGGGCAAGCAGTATGGGGGCCGATAACGGGAACTCGGGCATGGGCCCAGTGTCGCTGGAGATGCTAAACTCGCTCTTCTCGCGGACACTCACCATAGGCAGCGACCCAGCGTCGCTCTCCGAGTACTTCAACCCCGGCTTCCCCGACGGAACCCCGCACAAGACATAG
- a CDS encoding RRN3 domain containing protein,putative, which produces MATYLSHLRKLKLPRAPGSLSGAGQPSPTQDNKAIVRQLYDIVSKKSIDETALNQFLKLFSEGFCWSSATDQEVRDCRNAVVDLVVADNTLVTAVIHEFVLRFRGVSEDGAKIDLGGRVFDSLVDLKKRLRQILIDSPSGVCLEGDDLSLLLSVLRNHPRCRDAMDAVDGVFPSVHLNPKYRGLRCFFYRRKDGQCVDFSYARCADYVKPRAARYHESLCEVIIELCRLFPGVVGTVADSLEIVYPHYNLGIEQHIAVSRSMLIIARHVPPLRGVVYRLLIKKMTIIDAEIRASDPTSFCEVKLESMRSDSLKEMAEKLRSGELGVSEAKQQMEGDAWYKRMQDLRTDEDFDEMTQKLDSLMSIVLYELRDLLMANLNTVACESGASHMHSSDAGSSHVEDHALSSSDSESDSDEEVSRQGRTPSNGAVGRVKQELDDGGGPVQGPRSAADVGHAAAGAVKSEYNGNTVTTVSDIIISELFDIFEDIILPTHNCKYVQFIYMYVISFHTPWTHLFLQRLLLILYDEEAHSIRRKVAANYIASIVCRANFIDGQLVCSIVYYLFSMLTKFDYLLSQCPDSLASSIGSDTTPRSRNRFGESMNSRSTAQLKRCYSLQQDLLHIIGYHGGTIGMSPRCVRYLQEGRNSLCAFIDSRLHPIGHIPEKIIDDAIAATSIVPNLRKLHICLARAKEAIFSNDSSCLKGFTARSVESRYPFGSFTLYHSGCFVRDKYRLTTYFESQRDAVSSSIKAEPEELPVKREDLCHPSDVPAASQSSAITVAPAAATGATRVYESVVAQATEVKHERDYATCSATCGREQGQVEPVKSDVIMDSSLSSTDENAAALRIAVNTNASSPLKEDSASYGEQYEPKSQHSPTDSAASVANAIKDRLQKKHRRRWQSLPADVEPDYDFWGFNYATQSSSHSHGDTDTSTEGSYKKLKSDAAGHLGDPNAPAPSTTTTTTTNRHGSSDNNRLIVIGIDQLDDFELSLSSSILVNAPRRSSTRIFDMLTSTAAYKSAIINSAATKNNHKQSRVT; this is translated from the exons ATGGCGACCTACCTATCGCACCTGCGGAAGCTCAAGCTGCCGCGTGCGCCGGGCTCTCTCTCCGGCGCCGGGCAGCCGTCGCCTACGCAAGACAACAAGGCGATCGTGAG GCAACTCTACGATATTGTGTCGAAGAAATCGATTGATGAGACAGCTCTGAATCAGTTTCTCAAATTGTTTTCTGAGGGGTTTTGCTGGTCTTCGGCGACGGACCAGGAGGTTCGGGACTGCCGGAATGCGGTCGTCGACCTCGTCGTAGCGGACAATACCCTGGTGACTGCGGTGATACATGAGTTCGTGCTGCGTTTTCGCGGCGTCAGCGAGGATGGCGCTAAGATCGACCTTGGTGGTCGGGTGTTTGACAGCTTGGTGGACCTGAAAAAGCGGTTGCGCCAGATCCTGATAGATAGCCCGTCTGGTGTCTGCCTTGAGGGCGACGATCTGTCGCTGTTGCTTTCGGTGTTGCGTAACCATCCGCGATGTCGCGATGCGATGGACGCCGTAGATGGCGTGTTCCCATCGGTGCACTTGAATCCCAAATACCGCGGTTTGCGCTGTTTCTTTTACCGTCGCAAGGACGGGCAGTGCGTCGATTTCAGCTACGCGCGCTGCGCAGATTACGTGAAACCGAGAGCGGCTCGCTACCATGAGAGCTTGTGCGAAGTGATCATTGAGCTGTGCCGACTCTTTCCGGGCGTGGTTGGCACCGTGGCCGACTCCTTAGAGATAGTTTACCCGCATTACAACCTGGGCATTGAGCAGCACATTGCGGTGTCGCGCAGCATGCTCATCATAGCGCGCCACGTGCCCCCGCTGCGTGGCGTGGTGTACCGCCTGCTCATCAAGAAGATGACCATCATCGACGCCGAGATACGGGCGTCCGACCCGACGTCGTTCTGCGAGGTCAAGCTGGAGTCGATGCGCAGCGACTCGCTGAAGGAGATGGCCGAGAAGCTGCGGAGCGGCGAGCTCGGCGTCTCGGAGGCCAAGCAGCAGATGGAGGGCGACGCGTGGTACAAGCGGATGCAGGACCTCCGCACTGACGAGGACTTCGACGAGATGACCCAAAAGCTGGACAGCTTGATGTCCATCGTTTTGTACGAGCTGCGTGATCTCCTGATGGCCAACTTGAACACCGTCGCATGTGAGAGTGGTGCTTCGCATATGCACTCGAGCGACGCCGGGAGCTCGCACGTGGAGGACCACGCGCTTTCGTCCTCCGACTCCGAAAGCGACTCTGACGAGGAGGTCTCTCGGCAGGGGCGCACGCCGTCCAACGGTGCTGTCGGCCGCGTGAAGCAGGAGCTCGATGACGGGGGCGGCCCCGTGCAGGGACCCCGCTCCGCAGCCGATGTGGGCCAcgccgctgctggcgcGGTGAAATCCGAGTACAACggcaacaccgtcaccaCGGTGTCCGACATCATCATTTCGGAGTTGTTTGACATTTTCGAGGACATCATCTTGCCGACTCACAACTGCAAGTACGTGCAGTTCATCTACATGTACGTAATATCGTTCCACACCCCGTGGACGCATCTGTTCCTCcagcggctgctgctgatCCTCTACGACGAGGAGGCGCACTCGATCCGCCGGAAGGTGGCTGCGAACTACATCGCGTCCATTGTCTGCCGCGCGAACTTCATCGATGGCCAGCTGGTGTGCAGCATCGTGTACTACCTGTTCtcgatgctgaccaagtttgACTATCTGTTGTCGCAGTGCCCCGATTCGCTGGCCTCCAGCATCGGGTCGGACACCACCCCACGGTCGCGCAACAGGTTCGGGGAGTCCATGAACTCCAGGTCCACCGCGCAGCTCAAGCGGTGCTactcgctgcagcaggaccTTCTCCACATAATTGGCTACCACGGGGGCACCATTGGGATGTCGCCTCGTTGCGTGCGCTACCTGCAGGAGGGCCGGAACTCGCTGTGCGCCTTCATCGACAGTCGGCTGCACCCCATCGGCCACATCCCGGAGAAGATCATCGAcgacgccatcgccgcgaCGTCCATCGTGCCAAACCTGCGCAAGCTGCACATATGTCTGGCGCGTGCCAAGGAGGCGATATTCAGCAACGACTCGTCGTGCCTCAAAGGCTTCACCGCGAGGTCGGTGGAGTCGCGGTACCCGTTCGGCTCCTTCACGCTCTACCACTCCGGCTGTTTCGTCCGCGACAAGTACCGCCTCACCACCTACTTCGAATCTCAACGCGATGCcgtctccagcagcatcaaGGCTGAACCCGAAGAGCTGCCGGTCAAGCGCGAGGATTTGTGCCACCCCTCCGACGTACCGGCCGCGTCGCAGTCGAGCGCGATCACGGTGGCGCCCGCGGCCGCCACTGGCGCAACGCGGGTGTACGAGTCAGTCGTTGCGCAAGCAACGGAGGTTAAACACGAGCGTGACTATGCGACGTGCAGTGCAACGTGTGGCCGTGAGCAGGGACAGGTTGAACCTGTCAAGTCGGATGTAATCATGGATTCCAGTTTGTCGTCCACCGACGAAAACGCGGCAGCGCTACGCATTGCCGTCAACACAAATGCAAGTTCACCGCTGAAAGAAGACAGCGCCTCGTATGGGGAACAGTACGAGCCCAAGTCCCAGCACTCACCCACCGACAGTGCGGCGTCAGTTGCGAACGCCATCAAGGACCGGCTGCAGAAGAAAcaccgccgccgctggCAGTCGCTTCCCGCTGACGTGGAGCCCGACTACGATTTCTGGGGCTTCAACTACGCCACGCAGAGCTCAAGCCACAGCCACGGCGATACGGACACTTCGACGGAGGGCAGTTACAAGAAACTGAAGAGCGATGCGGCTGGCCACCTTGGCGACCCCAATGCGCCCGCCCCttccaccaccaccaccaccaccaccaACCGTCACGGAAGCAGTGACAACAACCGCCTGATCGTCATCGGCATAGACCAGCTCGACGACTTCGAGCTTTCGCTCTCCAGCTCCATTCTCGTGAACGCCCCCCGCCGCAGCTCCACCCGCATTTTCGACATGCTGACGTCCACTGCGGCGTACAAGTCCGCCATCATAAACTCAGCCGCCACGAAGAACAACCACAAGCAATCCCGTGTTACGTGA